CCACCTCCAATGCAGCGGTTGCTACACGGCAGGCCAGTGGGAATCCGCCAAAAGTGGAGCCATGTTCACCCGGTCGGATGGTGAGCATCACCTCATTATCGGCCAACACTGCCGAAACCGGCAGCACCCCTCCAGAGATTGCTTTGCCCAGGATCACGATGTCAGGGCGCACCCCTTCGTGGTCGCTGCAGAGCAGCCTGCCTGTGCGGGCGATGCCGGTTTGCACCTCGTCGGCGATGAAGAGCACGTTGTGTTTCTTGCAGAGATCGTAACAGGCTTTCAGATATCCCTCGTCCGGCACGTAGACACCTGCTTCGCCCTGTATCGGTTCCACCAGGAAGGCGGCAACGCTTTCGCCTTTCTCTTTCAGCAATGCTTCGAGTGCTGCCACATCGTTGTAGGGAATCACCCCGATACCGGGGGTATAGGGACCATAGTCAGCCCGTGCGTCGGGATCGGTGGAGAGGGAGACAATGCTGATGGTACGTCCGTGGAAGTTCCCTTCACAGCCGATAACCAGGGCTTCATTTTCAGGGATCCCCTTCTTCAGGTAACCCCACTTACGGGCCAGCTTGAGAGCTGTCTCCACGGCCTCTGCACCGGAGTTCATCGGGAGCACCTTGTCATAACCAAAATACTCATGGATGTATTGTTCGTAAGGTCCCAGGGCATCGTTGTAGAAGGCTCGCGAGGTGAGACAGAGCCGCCCCGCCTGTTCGGTGAGTGCCCCCACGATCTTTGGGTGGCAGTGTCCCTGGTTGACAGCGGAGTAGGCAGAGAGAAAATCAAAGTACCTCTTCCCGTCAACATCCCAGAGGTAACACCCTTCGCCACGTGATAACACTACCGGCAGCGGGTGGTAGTTGTGTGCACCGTATTTTTCTTCCTGGTCGATAAATCTCTTTCCGTTTGCGGTTACTTGCATGACTGTTGTGGTTTTTATGGTTGTTTCCTTTCCTACAAATATATACTTTTTCCTCGTACAGAGGAACAAATAGGGATGAAAATACTGTAAGATCGCTGTCAGCAGTGCGCCACACATGGAGCTGCATCCTAAAAAAGCAAAAAAGATTGTGAGATAGAGCGGAAATCGATACATTTGCTCCATTTTCAGACCCTATACAGATCCTATACAGACCCTATACAGACCAGTCAACAGCGATGAACAAGGCACACTTTCTCTGGGTGGATGATGAGATTGATCTTATGAAACCATATATCCTTTTTCTCGAAGAGAAGGGATACAGGACCGATTCTGCCGCTAATGGAAACGATGCCCTCAACATGTGTCGCGAAAAGCGTTACGACATCGTTTTCCTGGATGAGCAGATGCCCGGTATGTCAGGCCTGCAAATACTGTCACGGCTGAACACTGCATATCCTGATCTGCCGGTTGTGATGGTAACCCGCAGCGAGGATGAGGGAATCATGGAACAGGCCATCGGTCGCAGAATCACCGATTACCTCATCAAACCGGTAAACCCGAATCAGGTGCTGCTCTCCGTCAAGAAGATATTGGATCAAAAAGAGCTGGTTGCCGAGAGAGCCGCTGTCAACTATCGTGAAGCGTTTGCCCGGATCGCGGAGGAGATGGATCGTTGTAGCACGGCCGGTGACTGGATGGCTTTGTACCGGAAACTTGTTTATTGGGAGCTCGAGCTCGAGCGAACCGCACATCCGCTTATTGAGATGCTTGAGCAGCAGAAGAGTGAGGCCAACAAGCTATTCGGGAGGTTTATCAAAAGCAACTACGAAGAATGGATGGTTCTGCCCGCTGAACGTCCGCTGATCAGTCCCGAGCTCTTTGAGAAGATTCTCTTCCCATTGCTGGAAGGGGATGAGAAGCTTTTTTTCATCCTGATCGATAACTTCCGCCTCGATCAATGGTTGACAGTGAAAGAGATCGTCTCTGCTCAATTTGACTCGCACGAAGAGCTATATTACAGCATCCTTCCCACGGCCACACCCTATGCCCGTAATGCGATCTTCTCGGGAGTGATGCCACGGAGGATTGCGGAGCTCTACCCCGATCTGTGGGTTGAGGAAGGAGATGAGGAGGGGATGAACCACCATGAAGAGGAACTCATAAACCGTCAGCTGCACCGTTTCAGGATCAGGAAGAGTATATCCTATCATAAGATCAGCAGCAATAGAGAGGGTGAACGATTGACCGCACGTTTGGCTGGACTTCTGAAAAACGACCTGAATGTGGTTGTGTTCAATTTTATTGATATGCTGTCTCATGCGGGCACCGAGTCTAAGATGATTCGTGAACTGACTGCTGATGAGTCTGCCTACCGCTCACTTACCCGTTCCTGGTTCCTGCATTCACCGCTCCGCACGCTGTTGGAAGCAATAGCCGCCAAAGGCGTTAAGGTGGTACTCACCACCGATCACGGGGCCATCAGGGTGAAAAGAGGGGTGAAGGTTAAGGGTGAGCGTGATACCAACGTGAGCCTCCGTTACAAGCTGGGGAGAAACCTGGGGTATGATCCTTCCGCTCTGTTTGATATGTTGCACCCCGAGAATTGCGGACTGCCCTCACCTCATATGAGTACCCGTTATCTCTTTGCACTGAACAACGACCTGCTGGTCTACCCCAACAATTGGAACCATTACCTTTCTCTGTTCGAGAACAGTTACCAGCATGGAGGTGTTTCAATGGAGGAGATGCTTGTTCCTCTGATTACACTTACACCAAAATAGAACGTATGAAGATCCTCATCAATGATATTGAGCAGATAAATGATGCTGCCCGCACTTTCCTCCAGGAGACAGAGGGACACACGGTGTTTGCCTTTTACGGGGCCATGGGTGCCGGAAAGACCACCTTCATCAAAGCCCTCTGTGAAGAGCTGGGCGTTGAGGAGACGGTAGCCAGTCCCACCTTTGCCATCATCAACGAATACAAGGACAGGAAGGGAGACTCGGTCTTCCACTTCGATTTTTATCGCATCAACAAGCTGGAAGAGGCTTTTGACTTCGGATCTGAAGATTACTTTTACAGCGGAAGCATCTGCTTCATTGAGTGGCCTGAGCTGGTGGAAGAGGTGTTGCCTGAGGGAACCCTGCGTATTTCCATTCATGAGAACGAGAATGGAGTGCGTATCGTGGAACAAATAGAGTGAAAACGATGATGTCCCATTAAACGAACCACTGTCAAATCACTCTTACAGATAGGCTCTTTTCCCGTTGAATCGGGGAGTAACCATTACTTTGTCATTTCCAGAATTATGAAGAGAACAATCATAGCGGCACTTATAGCACTCTCAGCCTTGTCGGCATCGGCACAGGTGAATACCGATCGCGTGATGATGATCGGGAAAAATGCCCTCTATTTTGAGGATTATGTCCTGGCAATCCAGTATTTCAACCAGGTTATATCAGCCAAACCCTATCTGGCTGAGCCTTATTATTTCAGGGCGATGTCGAAGTTCATGCTCGATGATTTCAAAGGTGCCGAAGAGGATGCTTCAGAGTGCTTGCTGCGAAACCCATATTACACCGCTGCCTATCAGTTGCGGGGGGCAGCACGTCAGAACCAGGAGAAGTATCAACTGGCTGCCACCGATTATCAGCGCAGTCTCGAGTTTTTTCCAGAGGACAGGATCACACTGGTAAACATGGGGATCGTCAATGTGGAGATGAAGCATTATGAGGTGGCAGAGAAATTTTTCGAAGTGTTGCTGCGTCGTTTTCCCGATTACACTCCAGGTTATCTGACCCGTTCTCAGATGTACCTCGAGCAGGGGGATACCATTCAGGCGATGACCGATCTGGACAAGGCGATTGAGATTGATCCCTACACCTCGCAATCGTTCTCCGCACGGGGACTGCTTTACTTCCAGCAGAAGCAATACAACAAGGCGCTTGCCGACCTGGATGAAGCCATTCGCCTCGATCCCTATTTCACCGGCAACTACATTAACCGGGGACTGGTGAAATACCACCTGAACGACCTTCGTGGGGCGATGGCTGATTATGACAGGGTGATAGAGACAGAAGAGAACAACCTTATCGCCCGTTTTAACCGGGGCCTGCTGCGTGCACAGGTGGCTGATAACAACCGCGCCATCAGTGATTTCGACAAAGTGCTGGAGCTTGATCCTGACAACACCATCGCCTACCTCAACCGTTCCATGCTCAAAAACGAGATCGGCGACAAGGGTGGCGCACTCAGCGACCTGAACATGGTGCTGGAAGCACATCCTGATTTCTTTAATGGTTATTACATGCGGTCTCAGCTCAAGCGGGAGTTGAACGACTTGCGCGGATCGGAAAACGATTACCTCCTGGCGCGAGCCGAGGAGGCTAAAGCCCGAAGGAATGCAACCTCCAATCCCAAGCCTTTCGACAAGGAATCGGGTGATGAGGAGGTAAAGGCTACACGTGATGAAACCGATACCAACATCGAGAAGTTCAACCTGCTGGTGGTGGCCCATGAGGAGGATTCACAGAAATCAAAATATCAGCGACAAAGCAGGGGCAAGGTGCAGAACATTCATGCTCCTGTGGAACTGGAACCTCTCTTTGTGCTGACCTACTATGAACGGTCGGTAGAGGTACACCGTCCGGTATACTATTCTGAGGCGATGGACAAGGGAAACAGCCAACTGGGGCTGAACTGGATCCTGAAGGTAACCAATCTTGAGGCACCCCTGAACGAGCTGCAGGTGCAGACCCATTTCCGATCGATTGACAACTACTCGCGCAGGTTGGAGGGGGATCCCCGCAACGAGGCACTCTTTTTTGGCAGGGGGTTGGATTTCATGCTGGTCCAGGATTACGAGAATGCATTGAAAGATATGAACAGGGTGTTGGAGATTAATCCCGAAATGACGCTTGCACGATTTGCCAGAGCGGTGATCCGTACCAAGCAGATGGAATATGACCGGCTGCAGGATGACCCGATGATGATGGATCGCGGAAGTGAAATTGAGCTGCCCGGGAAGAGTGAGTTGCCGGGGACGTTGCGGCTGCCGGAGATCTCCACCCGTTCAATCGACTATGAAGAGATCCTGAAAGATTATGAGGCAATTATCCGTCTCAATCCCGATTTCATTTTTGCCTGGTATAACAGGGCTGAGATCTTCACCCTGGAAAATGACTATCGTGCTGCAATCTCTGATTATACCAAGGCCATTGAGCTGGAGCCTCAGTTTGCCGAAGCCTATTTCAACAGAGGCCTGTCGCGGCTCTCCATCGGTGAAACAGCTGCCGGCCTTGATGATCTGCGAAAAGCAGGTGAGTTGGGCATCATTCAGTCGTACAGCATCATCAAGCGTATGCAGTAGGGTGTTTTTTTAACAGCCGTGAAAGACAGACCCCGGAATAGTTCTCTACTCCGGGGTCTGGCATGTTAGATGAAAGCAGGGATCAACCACTTTCACTACTTCGGGTCTGCTGAATAATAGATATTTATTCTGAAAATCAGCAAATTAAACGATATAAAATTTGCATAACTGCAAGAAATTGAGTATTTTTACTTCATAAACCTTGCATTTTATGATACGATACAAGAGCTCCAGACAGCTTTCAATATCCGAGTTCAAGATGCCTTTTGAGGCAAAACTGGATGAGAATAACCGGTGGGTTGTTCTTTCAAAAATAGTTCCCTGGGAAGAGTTCGCCCGGCTTTACTACAAGAACTTCAAGAGCAACCGTGGTGCCCCCACCAAGGATGCCAGGCTTGTGCTGGGAGTGATCATCATCAAGCACATCATGAAGACGGACGATCGCGGTGTGATCGAGATGATCCAGGAGAATCCCTACATGCAGTATTTTCTTGGACTCGAAGCTTTCACTTATGAACAGGTAATGACGCCCTCGCTGCTGGTTTCCATCAGGAAACGCATTGATCTGGATGTCTTTGAATCATTGACAGACGATTTAATAAGAAAAGGGTTGAAGCTGAAAGCCGGGACAAAACAAGAAAAGGCTGACACGGTTACGAAGGATGAAGAAGATGATAATGATGACGACCCTGATCCACATCCCGGGAACAAGGGGAAGCTTCAATTGGATGCAACGGTCTGTGATGCGGATATCAAGTATCCCACCGATCTGG
This genomic window from Dysgonomonadaceae bacterium zrk40 contains:
- a CDS encoding PglZ domain-containing protein, coding for MNKAHFLWVDDEIDLMKPYILFLEEKGYRTDSAANGNDALNMCREKRYDIVFLDEQMPGMSGLQILSRLNTAYPDLPVVMVTRSEDEGIMEQAIGRRITDYLIKPVNPNQVLLSVKKILDQKELVAERAAVNYREAFARIAEEMDRCSTAGDWMALYRKLVYWELELERTAHPLIEMLEQQKSEANKLFGRFIKSNYEEWMVLPAERPLISPELFEKILFPLLEGDEKLFFILIDNFRLDQWLTVKEIVSAQFDSHEELYYSILPTATPYARNAIFSGVMPRRIAELYPDLWVEEGDEEGMNHHEEELINRQLHRFRIRKSISYHKISSNREGERLTARLAGLLKNDLNVVVFNFIDMLSHAGTESKMIRELTADESAYRSLTRSWFLHSPLRTLLEAIAAKGVKVVLTTDHGAIRVKRGVKVKGERDTNVSLRYKLGRNLGYDPSALFDMLHPENCGLPSPHMSTRYLFALNNDLLVYPNNWNHYLSLFENSYQHGGVSMEEMLVPLITLTPK
- the tsaE gene encoding tRNA (adenosine(37)-N6)-threonylcarbamoyltransferase complex ATPase subunit type 1 TsaE, with the translated sequence MKILINDIEQINDAARTFLQETEGHTVFAFYGAMGAGKTTFIKALCEELGVEETVASPTFAIINEYKDRKGDSVFHFDFYRINKLEEAFDFGSEDYFYSGSICFIEWPELVEEVLPEGTLRISIHENENGVRIVEQIE
- the rocD gene encoding ornithine--oxo-acid transaminase; protein product: MQVTANGKRFIDQEEKYGAHNYHPLPVVLSRGEGCYLWDVDGKRYFDFLSAYSAVNQGHCHPKIVGALTEQAGRLCLTSRAFYNDALGPYEQYIHEYFGYDKVLPMNSGAEAVETALKLARKWGYLKKGIPENEALVIGCEGNFHGRTISIVSLSTDPDARADYGPYTPGIGVIPYNDVAALEALLKEKGESVAAFLVEPIQGEAGVYVPDEGYLKACYDLCKKHNVLFIADEVQTGIARTGRLLCSDHEGVRPDIVILGKAISGGVLPVSAVLADNEVMLTIRPGEHGSTFGGFPLACRVATAALEVVKKEKLAERAESLGRIFREEMSLIKSPMIRQIRGKGLLNAVVIEPHDGKEAWDVCLKMAENGLLAKPTHGDIIRFAPPLVISESELREAITIIRNSIKALE
- a CDS encoding tetratricopeptide repeat protein, with the protein product MKRTIIAALIALSALSASAQVNTDRVMMIGKNALYFEDYVLAIQYFNQVISAKPYLAEPYYFRAMSKFMLDDFKGAEEDASECLLRNPYYTAAYQLRGAARQNQEKYQLAATDYQRSLEFFPEDRITLVNMGIVNVEMKHYEVAEKFFEVLLRRFPDYTPGYLTRSQMYLEQGDTIQAMTDLDKAIEIDPYTSQSFSARGLLYFQQKQYNKALADLDEAIRLDPYFTGNYINRGLVKYHLNDLRGAMADYDRVIETEENNLIARFNRGLLRAQVADNNRAISDFDKVLELDPDNTIAYLNRSMLKNEIGDKGGALSDLNMVLEAHPDFFNGYYMRSQLKRELNDLRGSENDYLLARAEEAKARRNATSNPKPFDKESGDEEVKATRDETDTNIEKFNLLVVAHEEDSQKSKYQRQSRGKVQNIHAPVELEPLFVLTYYERSVEVHRPVYYSEAMDKGNSQLGLNWILKVTNLEAPLNELQVQTHFRSIDNYSRRLEGDPRNEALFFGRGLDFMLVQDYENALKDMNRVLEINPEMTLARFARAVIRTKQMEYDRLQDDPMMMDRGSEIELPGKSELPGTLRLPEISTRSIDYEEILKDYEAIIRLNPDFIFAWYNRAEIFTLENDYRAAISDYTKAIELEPQFAEAYFNRGLSRLSIGETAAGLDDLRKAGELGIIQSYSIIKRMQ